One window of the Streptomyces asoensis genome contains the following:
- a CDS encoding transporter substrate-binding domain-containing protein — protein sequence MNTLPGRRTRVLAATTVTAGLMLVAACTSTDDGGSGSKTAAGGVELVKAGQLTTCTHLPYPPFQSEIDGKVQGFDVALIDLAAKDLGVKQEILDTPFENFKTGAFLNSGECDLAAAGMTITDERKKNVDFSDPYFEATQAVLVDKGAGVTSLADVKSKDVKLGAQAQTTGEDYAKKQGFDPVSFESSDAVLNGLRTGQVKAVIIDFPVVQGWLKDKANADAFKVVDNLNTGEQYGFTVKKGNTKLVAAINKALADAKADGTYKKLYEKWIGPYDASAASPSAAASAS from the coding sequence GTGAACACCCTCCCCGGCCGCCGGACCCGCGTCCTGGCCGCCACCACCGTGACGGCCGGGCTGATGCTCGTCGCCGCCTGCACCTCCACCGATGACGGCGGCAGCGGCTCCAAGACCGCCGCCGGCGGGGTCGAGCTCGTCAAGGCGGGCCAGCTCACCACCTGCACCCATCTGCCCTACCCGCCCTTCCAGTCGGAGATCGACGGCAAGGTGCAGGGCTTCGACGTGGCCCTGATCGACCTGGCCGCCAAGGACCTGGGCGTGAAGCAGGAGATCCTCGACACGCCGTTCGAGAACTTCAAGACCGGTGCCTTCCTGAACTCCGGCGAGTGCGACCTGGCCGCGGCCGGCATGACCATCACCGACGAGCGCAAGAAGAACGTCGACTTCTCCGACCCGTACTTCGAGGCCACCCAGGCCGTCCTGGTCGACAAGGGCGCGGGTGTCACCTCGCTCGCCGACGTGAAGTCCAAGGACGTCAAGCTCGGCGCCCAGGCGCAGACCACCGGCGAGGACTACGCCAAGAAGCAGGGCTTCGACCCGGTCTCCTTCGAGTCCTCCGACGCCGTCCTCAACGGTCTGCGCACCGGCCAGGTCAAGGCCGTCATCATCGACTTCCCGGTCGTCCAGGGCTGGCTGAAGGACAAGGCCAACGCCGACGCCTTCAAGGTCGTCGACAACCTCAACACCGGTGAGCAGTACGGCTTCACGGTGAAGAAGGGCAACACCAAGCTGGTCGCCGCGATCAACAAGGCGCTGGCGGACGCGAAGGCCGACGGCACCTACAAGAAGCTGTACGAGAAGTGGATCGGTCCGTACGACGCGTCGGCCGCGTCCCCGTCGGCCGCCGCCTCGGCCTCCTGA
- a CDS encoding pyridoxal-phosphate-dependent aminotransferase family protein, producing MTHPFLDLAPLSAARFASIEDRVARLLDTRQDVVIMQGEALLPLEGAIRGTAGPGTTALNVITGPYGQTFGDWLRDCGATVIDLAVPFHTAVTAAQIREAFAEHPGIDFVSLVHAEAATGNTNPVAEIGEVVREHGALFYLDAVASIGAEPVLPDAWGVDLCVIGAQKAMGGPAGVSAVSVSERAWARMAANPRAPRRSYLSLLDWKERWVDGGRKALLHAPAQLEMLALEACVERIEAERPETVMARHASAAAATRAGAVALGGGLEPYVRDAAEAAPVATTLRTPSGVAASELVARALASDPALPLAAGGGALAKEMIRVNHYGGDATVGVVQGCLAALGAALAEKGLDVDLEGARRAVEGVWR from the coding sequence GTGACACACCCGTTCCTGGACCTCGCCCCGCTGAGTGCCGCACGCTTCGCCTCGATCGAGGACCGGGTGGCACGGCTGCTGGACACCCGGCAGGACGTCGTGATCATGCAGGGCGAGGCGCTGCTGCCGCTCGAGGGCGCGATCCGCGGTACGGCCGGTCCGGGCACGACCGCGCTGAACGTGATCACCGGTCCGTACGGGCAGACCTTCGGGGACTGGCTGCGGGACTGCGGCGCCACGGTGATCGATCTGGCGGTGCCCTTCCACACGGCGGTGACGGCCGCGCAGATCCGGGAGGCGTTCGCCGAGCACCCCGGGATCGACTTCGTGTCCCTGGTGCACGCGGAGGCGGCGACCGGCAACACCAACCCGGTCGCGGAGATCGGCGAGGTGGTGCGGGAGCACGGCGCGCTGTTCTACCTGGACGCGGTCGCCTCGATCGGCGCGGAGCCGGTGCTGCCGGACGCGTGGGGCGTGGACCTGTGCGTGATCGGCGCGCAGAAGGCGATGGGCGGCCCGGCGGGCGTCTCGGCGGTGTCGGTGAGCGAGCGGGCGTGGGCGCGGATGGCCGCGAACCCGAGGGCGCCGCGCCGGTCGTACCTGTCCCTGCTGGACTGGAAGGAGCGGTGGGTCGACGGCGGTCGCAAGGCGCTGCTGCACGCGCCGGCGCAGCTGGAGATGCTGGCGCTGGAGGCGTGCGTCGAGCGGATCGAGGCGGAGCGGCCGGAGACGGTGATGGCGCGGCACGCGTCCGCCGCCGCCGCGACGCGCGCGGGTGCGGTCGCGCTGGGCGGCGGGCTGGAGCCGTATGTGCGTGACGCGGCGGAGGCCGCGCCGGTCGCCACGACGCTGCGGACGCCGTCGGGGGTGGCGGCGTCGGAGCTGGTGGCCCGGGCGCTGGCGAGCGACCCCGCGCTGCCGCTGGCCGCGGGTGGGGGCGCGCTGGCCAAGGAGATGATCCGGGTCAACCACTACGGGGGCGACGCGACCGTCGGCGTGGTGCAGGGGTGTCTGGCGGCGTTGGGCGCCGCGCTGGCGGAGAAGGGGCTGGACGTCGACCTGGAAGGGGCGCGGCGGGCCGTGGAGGGCGTCTGGCGGTAG